TTCTCCAGCATCACGCGGTTCGTGTCGATCAGCGTCTCGATCTGCCCCGCGTCGTACCAGCCCTGCACGTCGATGACGCGGATCTTCGCGCCCTTGTCGATCATGTACTGGAACGCGTCCGTGAGGTAGAACTCCCCTTTGTTGGGCGGCTGCGCGAGCACGTGGTCGATCCCCTCGTACAGCAGCTTCCAGTTCCGCACGTAGTACAGACCGATGTTCGCGCGCTTGGAGATCGGATCCTTCGGCTTCTCGACGATGCGCGTCATGTTGCCGTCGGCATCGGTGACCACCACGCCGAAGCGCTGGTAGTCCTCGACCTCCTTCGTCCAGATGATTCCGTCGGCGTCGGTGTCGTGCACGATCGACAGATCCGCGTCGAAGATCGTGTCGACGAAGATGATGAGCACCGGCTGGTCGACGTACGGCCGCGCGAGGTTCACCGCGCCCGCCGTGCCGTCCTGCACTTGCTGCTCGACGAACACCGCCGGCAGCCCGATGTCGTCGCGCGCGTGCGCCTCGACCTTCTCTTTCAGATGGCCGGTGATGTAGATGACCTGCTCCACGTCGCCGAGCCGCTTCACGTCGTCCATGACGTAGTCCATCACCGGTTTTCCGGCGATGCGCAGCATCGGCTTCGGCGTGATGTGCGTGTGCGGACGGAGCCGGGTGCCCTTGCCGGCGAGCGGGATGATGACCTTCATGTCGATGTCGTGGTGGACGGTGAGAGGCGCGCCGGAATCTAGCACGGCGCGCCTCGTCACCAGCACTCACGGCGCGGTGGTCCCCTCGCGGCCGTAGCGGTCCTTGATGCGCACGACGTCGTCGAGCTCCGGCGTGCTCGCCTCCAGCACGTCGCAGTCGGTCACGGCCTCC
This DNA window, taken from Gemmatirosa kalamazoonensis, encodes the following:
- a CDS encoding sugar phosphate nucleotidyltransferase gives rise to the protein MLDSGAPLTVHHDIDMKVIIPLAGKGTRLRPHTHITPKPMLRIAGKPVMDYVMDDVKRLGDVEQVIYITGHLKEKVEAHARDDIGLPAVFVEQQVQDGTAGAVNLARPYVDQPVLIIFVDTIFDADLSIVHDTDADGIIWTKEVEDYQRFGVVVTDADGNMTRIVEKPKDPISKRANIGLYYVRNWKLLYEGIDHVLAQPPNKGEFYLTDAFQYMIDKGAKIRVIDVQGWYDAGQIETLIDTNRVMLEKGRARRPASLDAGARLVDPVYVEEGARITNSTVGPNVSVAAGTVIDGSEVRDTMIGANCRLTNCELRNSVIGDHVTLDGMRGSVTVGDHSEVRAAPRG